The Rhea pennata isolate bPtePen1 chromosome 32, bPtePen1.pri, whole genome shotgun sequence genome includes a region encoding these proteins:
- the SYCN gene encoding syncollin, translating into METLALAVLAVLVAAAGAQCPAPADLRAADGSRICAQLYADNSAYYDQCCAGAVLPVAPGTDVPYMPSNWAARVSSLVVATRCELTVWDKAGKKGYSRRFSAGAVPRLQEIRRGLLGNWDNAIKGYYCKCN; encoded by the coding sequence ATGGAGACGTTGGCGTTGGCGGTGCTGGCGGTGCTggtggcggcggccggggcccaGTGCCCGGCGCCGGCGGACCTGCGCGCGGCCGACGGCTCGCGCATCTGCGCCCAGCTCTACGCCGACAACAGCGCCTACTACGACCAGTGCTGCGCGGGCGCCGTGCTGCCCGTGGCGCCCGGCACCGACGTGCCCTACATGCCCAGCAACTGGGCCGCCCGCGTCTCCTCGCTGGTCGTGGCCACCCGCTGCGAGCTCACGGTGTGGGACAAAGCCGGCAAGAAGGGCTACAGCCGCCGCTTCAGCGCCGGCGCCGTGCCCCGGCTGCAGGAGATACGCCGGGGGCTGCTGGGCAACTGGGACAACGCCATCAAGGGCTACTACTGCAAGTGCAACtga
- the PAK4 gene encoding serine/threonine-protein kinase PAK 4 — translation MFSKKKKRIEISAPSNFEHRVHTGYDQQEQKFTGLPRQWQGIIEESAKRPKPLVDPGCITAIQHGSQKTIVRGSKAAKDGSLAWLLDEFENMSVSRSNSLRRDSPPLPPRRDRLYQENGLSEGPAKNRPPEAAVGGRNKEKNRPGVKSGESEQGKEKTGDGDEQRQQPRGQRAGGKAAPGGRPPPPAYAKPAGDGKGRAAERDGEPADGVVRRERPDASDKRPKSSYGGESCPQSPRDKRPLSGPSIRTPHIPVSEGVMKTAQQTGRPFNTYPRAESDAVRAAGSQAEPRPGRPQESASNGPLSSGPGGSSRVRPPRAADPEPPPPPPPLGSHVSDPQPARPPGACPPPSAARSPQREPQRVSHEQFRAALQMVVDPGDPRAYLDNFIKIGEGSTGIVCIATVKSSGKLVAVKKMDLRKQQRRELLFNEVVIMRDYQHENVVEMYNSYLVADELWVVMEFLEGGALTDIVTHTRMNEEQIAAVCLAVLKALAVLHAQGVIHRDIKSDSILLTHDGRVKLSDFGFCAQVNKEVPRRKSLVGTPYWMAPELISRLPYGPEVDIWSLGVMVIEMVDGEPPYFNEPPLKAMKMIRDNLPPKLKNVHKVSPSLKGFLDRMLVRDPLQRATAAELLKHPFLGKAGPPSAIVPLMRQNRMR, via the exons ATGTTCAGCAAGAAGAAGAAACGCATCGAGATCTCCGCCCCCTCCAACTTTGAGCACCGCGTCCACACCGGCTACGACCAGCAGGAGCAGAAGTTCACCGGGCTGCCGCGGCAATGGCAGGGCATCATCGAGGAGTCGGCCAAGCGGCCCAAGCCGCTGGTGGACCCCGGCTGCATCACCGCCATCCAGCACGGCTCGCAGAAG ACCATCGTTCGGGGGAGCAAAGCCGCCAAGGACGGCTCCCTGGCCTGGCTGCTGGACGAGTTTGAGAACATGTCCGTGTCCCGTTCCAATTCTCTGCGCAGGGACAGCCCCCCCTTGCCGCCTCGCCGCGACCGCCTCTACCAGGAGAACGGCCTCTCCGAGGGCCCGGCTAAAAACCGACCTCCCGAAGCGGCCGTCGGCGGAAGGAACAAGGAGAAAAACCGTCCCGGCGTCAAGAGCGGCGAGTCGGAGCAGGGCAAGGAGAAAACCGGCGACGGGGAcgagcagcggcagcagccccgcgggcagcgAGCGGGCGGCAAAGCGGCTCCCGGCGGccggccgccccctcccgcctACGCCAAACCAGCCGGCGACGGCAAAGGGCGAGCGGCGGAGCGCGACGGCGAGCCGGCCGACGGCGTGGTGCGCCGCGAGCGCCCCGACGCCTCCGACAAGAGACCCAAATCCAGCTACGGCGGCGAGAGCTGCCCGCAGTCGCCCCGCGACAAACGGCCGCTCTCCGGACCCAGCATCCGGACTCCTCACATCCCCGTGTCCGAAGGGGTGATGAAAACGGCTCAGCAGACCGGACGGCCTTTCAATACCTACCCGCGGGCCGAGAGCGATGCCGTCAGGGCCGCCGGTTCGCAG GCGGAGCCCAGGCCGGGCCGACCGCAGGAATCGGCGTCCAACGGGCCGCTGAgctccggccccggcggctcGTCCCGCgtccgcccgccgcgcgccgccgaccccgagccgccgccgccgccgccgcccctcggcTCCCACGTTTCGGACCCGCAGCCGGCTCGACCGCCCGGCGCCTGCCCGCCGCCGTCGGCGGCCCGTTCGCCTCAACGGGAACCCCAACGCGTCTCGCACGAGCAGTTCCGGGCCGCCTTGCAGATGGTGGTGGATCCGGGAGACCCTCGCGCCTACCTGGACAACTTCATCAAGATCGGCGAAGGCTCCACGGGCATCGTCTGCATCGCCACCGTCAAGAGCAGCGGCAAGCTGGTGGCCGTCAAGAAGATGGACCTGCGCAAGCAGCAGCGGCGCGAGCTGCTCTTCAACGAG GTGGTGATCATGCGAGACTACCAGCACGAGAACGTGGTGGAGATGTACAACAGCTACCTGGTGGCGGACGAGCTCTGGGTGGTCATGGAGTTCCTCGAAGGCGGCGCTTTGACGGACATCGTCACGCACACCCG GATGAACGAAGAGCAGATCGCGGCCGTCTGCCTGGCCGTCCTGAAGGCGCTGGCCGTCCTCCACGCGCAGGGCGTCATCCACCGCGACATCAAGAGCGACTCCATCCTGCTCACGCACGACGGCAGG GTGAAACTCTCCGATTTTGGGTTTTGCGCCCAAGTGAACAAGGAGGTGCCGCGGCGCAAGTCGCTCGTGGGGACGCCGTACTGGATGGCGCCGGAACTCATCTCCCGCTTACCCTACGGACCCGAG GTGGATATCTGGTCCCTGGGCGTGATGGTGATAGAAATGGTTGACGGGGAGCCGCCCTATTTTAACGAGCCTCCGCTGAAGGCCATGAAGATGATCCGGGACAACCTGCCGCCGAAGCTCAAAAACGTGCACAAG GTCTCGCCGTCCCTCAAGGGCTTCCTCGACCGCATGCTGGTGAGGGACCCGCTGCAGCGGGCCACCGCCGCCGAACTCttgaaacaccctttcctggGCAAAGCGGGGCCGCCCTCCGCCATCGTGCCCCTCATGCGGCAGAACAGGATGAGATGA